The segment AGGTGAAGGTGCCGCGCTCCTTGCGGACGATGGATTCGAGAAGGTTCGCGCCGAGCTCTTCGTCGACGATGCGCTTTTCGCCCATCATGAAAAAGCCCTCTTCATCGATGACGAGGGCTTTGTTCGGATCGAGCATCAGTTCTCTGTGGAGTTGCCGACGGGCGGTTGGCCCGGTGTCGGGTTGACGACCGGTGTGGGTGTCGCAGTGGGAGCGCCGGTCGCGGCGTCGACGGGAGCGGGAGCCGCACCCGCAGTCGGCACGTCGGCGGGCTCTTCGCCTTCACCGGGCGTCACGCGCTGCTCGTCTTGGATGATGAGGGTTTCGCTGGTCATGACCTGACCTTCGCGCATTTGCCAGGCCTCGGGGGCGCCGGCTTCTTGGCTGGCCGCGCGCATCAACTCGACTTGGCCGGCGCGTTGAATTTTCGCGTAGGTTCCATTGATGTCGGGTTCTTCGAATTCATAGCGGAATTTCACGCGAACCGCGTTGTCCGATAGGCTTTCTGACTTCAGCTCGTGAATAGCGAAGTTCCGGGCGTTGGGCTTCTCTTTGGACAGCTGAGTCGTAACGATTTGCAGGAGGGTTGCCTGCATGTCCGCATGCGTCTGGTAGGTGACGGCGGGGCGGTTATGCACCACGACCCAGGTTCCAACCAGAAGAATTGCAAAGAACACCGCGCTGAAAATCTTCGTCATGAGGCCAGTCCTTGAATAAAAGCTCAAAGTTCGGTTTGATGCCGTTCTGCATGAGATTGCGAGATTTTCAGCAAGACATCAATAAGAAGTTCAAGCTTCTCACCGAGACAATGGGTGAGGCGATCGGCGAATTTTCAGAGACGCTTCAGAGTCCGCGTGCGCGCGCGCTGTTAAGCTCTGCATTAGAGTTCGTGAAGCCCCATCATTTGGCGCTGGGCCTGCGCGTTTCGCGCCTGTCGACGACACGGATCGAAGTGGTCGTGCCTTTGAAGGCCCGCGCCCCGGAAATGCCCACGGGTGAAGCATCTGAGGCGATCATGGATCCGGGAGTGCTCACGACCGCGGCGAATTTGGGGGCCCAGCTCCTGCTGCGCCGTCAAGATCAGGCCGAGCTTGGGATCGGGCAAATCAGCGAGGCGCATTTGCGTTTCGTCGGCCCCGTCACGAGCACGCTGCGCGGACGTTTGGAGTTTTCCAAGATCGCGCAGGAAAGTCTGCGCGCGGAGCTGAAGAAAAACGGCCGCGCCGAGATCGAACTCGTCATGGCTTTCTTCGACGATTCTGAACGTCTGGTCGCCGACTGCAGTTTGCAGTATGTGGCGCGCCACTCTGAGCAACTGACCTGGACCGAGAAAGGTTCTGATGACACCGCTTCGAACACAAATTGAGACCCAGAGCGAAACCTACCGGCAGAACTATGAACAGATGCAAGCGCATCTGAAAGAGTGGCGCCGTCGCGTGGAGCTCGTGAAGCAAGGTGGCGGCGCCGACGCCGTCGCGAAACACAAATCGCGCGGTAAACTCACGGCGCGCGAGCGTATCGAGGGCCTGCTCGATCCCGGCACCGCATTCTTGGAGTTTTCGACGCTCGCGGCGTGGGACATGTACGACAACCAAGCGCCCGGCGCGGGCGTCATCACCGGTATCGGCGTCGTTTCGGGCGTGGAGTGCGTGATCGTTTCGAACGACGCGACGGTGAAGGGCGGGACCTACTACCCCATGACCGCGAAGAAACATTTGCGCGCGCAGGAGATCGCCCTCGAAAACGGTCTGCCTTGCATTTACCTGGTGGACTCGGGCGGGGCGTACCTTCCGCTGCAATCGGAAGTCTTCCCGGATCGTGATCACTTCGGTCGCATCTTCTACAACCAGGCCCGGATGTCGGCGCGGAACATTCCGCAGATCGCGGTCGTCATGGGCTCGTGCACGGCGGGCGGCGCCTACGTTCCCGCCATGGCCGACGAGAACGTCATCGTCAAAGACAACGGCACCATCTTCTTGGGCGGACCGCCCCTCGTGAAGGCCGCTACGGGCGAGGAAGTCAGCGCGCAGGATCTGGGCGGCGCCCACGTTCACTGCGAAGTCAGCGGCGTGACCGATCACTTCGCCGAAAACGATGAGCACGCGATCGCGATCACGAAGTCCATCGTGGCGAACCTCAACCATAAACGGGTCGTGAACCTCGCGCAGAAATCCATCGAAGAGCCCCTGTATCCCGCCGAAGAGATCTACGGGATCATCTCGAAAGACACGAAAACTCCCTATGACGTGCGCGAGGTGATCGCGCGTCTGGTGGACGGCTCGAACTTCCACGAGTTCAAAGCGTCCTACGGTTCGTCGTTGGTTTGCGGATTCGCGCACATCTGGGGTTATCCCGTGGGGATCGTCGCGAACAACGGCGTCCTGTTCAGTGAAAGCGCCGTGAAGGGCGCACACTTCGTCGAGCTGTGCGATCAGCGCGAGATCCCGCTTTTGTTCTTGCAGAACATCACCGGCTTCATGGTCGGGCAGAAATACGAAAACGAAGGCATCGCGAAACACGGCGCGAAGATGGTCATGGCCGTCTCGAACGCGCGCGTACCGAAGTTCACCGTCGTCATCGGCGGCTCGCACGGCGCGGGCAACTACGGCATGTGCGGTCGCGCTTACCAGCCCCGCATGATGTGGATGTGGCCGAACTCCAAGATCTCGGTCATGGGTGGCGAGCAGGCGGCGAACGTTCTGCTGACCATCAAGATGGATCAGATGGCGGCCAAGAAACAGCAGATGTCGCCCGCCGATCAGGCCGAGTTCAAACGTCCCATCCTGGAAAAGTACGACGAAGAGAGCTCGGCTTATTTCGCCAGCGCACGGATCTGGGATGACGGGATCATCGACCCTGCGGACACGCGTCGCGTGATCGCCCTGGGGATCGCGGCCAGCTTGAATTCCAAATGGGACGAGAAAAACCAAGGCGTCTTCCGGATGTGAGGCAAGGGCCTATCCTAAAACCAATTGAGGATTGAATCGAATGAAAGAGGGACAGATGCAAGGATCGACGACAAGTCATAGTCTCAACTATGGCGCGGAGGAGAGACGCCGTCAGGTGGCCCTCTTTCATTCGACCCTGCGGGCATGCTGGAAAAAGCCTTGCTCTTCGTTTCCAACGTCTCGAATTGGTCAGGACCAGTCCTTCGACGTTGGCGCCTTGATCAAGGCTTTTTCCAC is part of the Pseudobdellovibrionaceae bacterium genome and harbors:
- a CDS encoding methylcrotonoyl-CoA carboxylase encodes the protein MTPLRTQIETQSETYRQNYEQMQAHLKEWRRRVELVKQGGGADAVAKHKSRGKLTARERIEGLLDPGTAFLEFSTLAAWDMYDNQAPGAGVITGIGVVSGVECVIVSNDATVKGGTYYPMTAKKHLRAQEIALENGLPCIYLVDSGGAYLPLQSEVFPDRDHFGRIFYNQARMSARNIPQIAVVMGSCTAGGAYVPAMADENVIVKDNGTIFLGGPPLVKAATGEEVSAQDLGGAHVHCEVSGVTDHFAENDEHAIAITKSIVANLNHKRVVNLAQKSIEEPLYPAEEIYGIISKDTKTPYDVREVIARLVDGSNFHEFKASYGSSLVCGFAHIWGYPVGIVANNGVLFSESAVKGAHFVELCDQREIPLLFLQNITGFMVGQKYENEGIAKHGAKMVMAVSNARVPKFTVVIGGSHGAGNYGMCGRAYQPRMMWMWPNSKISVMGGEQAANVLLTIKMDQMAAKKQQMSPADQAEFKRPILEKYDEESSAYFASARIWDDGIIDPADTRRVIALGIAASLNSKWDEKNQGVFRM